Proteins encoded together in one Bacteroides zoogleoformans window:
- a CDS encoding glycogen debranching enzyme N-terminal domain-containing protein: MSYLRFDKTLMINLQESLPREILRTNKSGAYHCTTIVDCNTRKYHGLLVIPVPNLDDENHVLLSSLDETVIQHGAEFNLGLHKYQGNHFSPNGHKYIREFDCEKIPATTYRVGGVILRKEKIFVHHENRILIRYTLVDAHSATTLRLRPFLAFRSVREYTHENGQASRNYQPVENGIKTCMYSGYPELFMQLNKKNEFHFQPDWYRGIEYPKEQERGYDFYEDLYVPGYFEIDIKKGDSVVFSAGISGIAPRNLKRIFDSEVEDRTPRDSFYHCLKNSAHQFHNKQGEEHYVFAGYPWFKCRARDLFISLPGLTLGIEEQEEFEDVMKTAEKAIRQFVNGEPLTYKIYEIEHPDVLLWAVWALQQYAKETSRERCRQMYGALLEEIMSYILGRKHSNLFLHENGLLYTNGTEKAVTWMNSTVNGKPVTPRTGYIVEVNALWYNALRFTADMFREGGNTLLADNLDARAEMAGKSFVDVFRNEYGYLFDYVNGYMMDWSVRPNMIFAVAFDYSPLDRVQKKQVLDIVTKELLTPKGLRTLSPKSGGYNPNYVGPQQQRDYAYHQGTAWPWLMGFYMEAYLRIYKMSGISFVERYLIGMEDEMTSHCIGALPELFDGNPPFVGRGAVSFAMNTAEILRILKLLSKYNL, from the coding sequence ATGAGTTATTTACGATTTGATAAGACTTTAATGATTAATTTGCAAGAATCTTTGCCAAGAGAGATTCTTCGGACAAATAAATCCGGAGCTTATCATTGTACAACAATCGTGGATTGTAATACACGCAAATACCATGGGCTTTTGGTGATACCCGTTCCTAATTTGGATGATGAAAACCATGTCTTACTGTCTTCTCTGGATGAGACTGTAATCCAGCATGGAGCAGAGTTCAATTTAGGGTTGCATAAGTATCAGGGAAATCACTTCAGTCCCAACGGGCATAAGTATATTCGAGAATTCGATTGCGAAAAGATTCCGGCTACTACTTATCGTGTAGGCGGTGTGATTCTACGTAAGGAGAAGATTTTTGTACATCATGAAAACCGGATTTTGATTCGTTATACCTTGGTTGACGCCCACTCGGCAACTACGCTTAGGCTCCGGCCTTTTCTTGCTTTTCGTAGTGTGCGCGAGTACACACACGAGAATGGGCAGGCAAGTCGAAATTATCAGCCGGTGGAGAATGGCATTAAGACTTGCATGTATTCCGGTTATCCGGAACTTTTCATGCAGTTGAATAAGAAAAATGAGTTTCACTTTCAGCCCGATTGGTATCGTGGCATTGAATATCCCAAGGAACAAGAGCGCGGGTATGATTTCTACGAAGACCTTTATGTGCCCGGCTATTTCGAAATAGATATCAAAAAAGGAGATAGCGTTGTCTTTTCTGCCGGTATCTCGGGGATTGCCCCCCGCAACTTGAAGCGAATTTTTGATTCGGAGGTGGAGGATCGTACTCCGCGTGACAGTTTCTATCATTGTCTGAAAAACTCTGCGCATCAATTCCACAATAAGCAAGGAGAGGAACATTACGTTTTTGCCGGTTATCCTTGGTTTAAATGCCGTGCCCGCGATTTGTTTATCTCTTTGCCGGGATTGACGTTGGGCATTGAGGAGCAAGAAGAGTTTGAGGATGTCATGAAAACTGCTGAAAAGGCTATCCGGCAATTTGTCAACGGAGAGCCTTTGACATATAAGATTTACGAGATAGAACATCCGGATGTGCTTCTGTGGGCTGTATGGGCATTGCAACAATATGCCAAGGAGACGTCTCGCGAGCGTTGCAGACAGATGTATGGTGCGTTGCTTGAGGAAATAATGAGTTATATTCTTGGTCGTAAACATAGCAATCTCTTTCTACATGAGAACGGACTGCTCTATACAAACGGTACAGAGAAAGCCGTGACATGGATGAACTCTACAGTCAACGGAAAGCCTGTGACGCCCCGTACCGGTTATATTGTAGAAGTGAACGCTTTATGGTATAATGCACTTCGTTTCACGGCCGATATGTTCCGTGAGGGTGGGAACACACTCCTCGCTGACAATCTGGATGCCCGGGCAGAAATGGCCGGCAAATCTTTTGTTGATGTATTCCGCAATGAGTATGGTTATCTGTTTGACTATGTCAATGGGTATATGATGGATTGGAGTGTCCGTCCGAATATGATATTTGCCGTAGCCTTCGACTATTCTCCTTTGGACAGAGTGCAGAAGAAACAAGTGCTGGATATCGTGACAAAAGAATTGCTGACTCCGAAAGGCCTGCGCACGTTGAGCCCTAAGAGTGGCGGCTATAATCCGAACTATGTCGGCCCTCAGCAACAAAGAGACTATGCTTATCATCAGGGTACGGCGTGGCCATGGTTGATGGGTTTCTATATGGAAGCATACTTACGCATTTATAAAATGAGCGGTATATCGTTTGTCGAAAGATATCTGATTGGTATGGAAGATGAAATGACCTCTCACTGTATCGGGGCCTTGCCCGAGCTTTTCGACGGCAATCCTCCGTTCGTGGGTAGAGGGGCGGTATCTTTTGCCATGAATACGGCCGAAATCCTGCGTATCTTGAAGCTGTTGTCTAAGTATAATTTATAA
- a CDS encoding glycosyltransferase family 4 protein — protein MKVLMFGWEFPPKIYGGLAVASYGITKGLSLQGDVETVFCMPKPTGEEEDFLKIVGMNQVPVVWRDVDYNYLKSRLTGKMSPEDYWSFRDHIYADFSYLHVNDIGCMEFAGGYPGNLHEEINNFSIIAGVVARQQQFDIIHAHDWLTYPAGVHAKMVSGKPLCIHVHATDFDRSRGKVNPTVYAMEKNGMDYADCIMCVSELTRRTVINEYHQNPKKVFAMHNAVYPLSQEYQDISRPDHSKEKVVTFLGRITMQKGPEYFVEAAALVLKRTRNIRFVMAGSGDMMNAMINLAAERGIADRFHFPGFMKGKQVYEVYKNSDVFVMPSVSEPFGIAPLEAMQCGTPSVISKQSGCGEILDKVMKTDYWDIHAMADAIYSICTNPALFHYLQEEGKKEVDGITWEKVGLKIRALYEDVLRNYGK, from the coding sequence ATGAAAGTTTTAATGTTTGGATGGGAATTTCCTCCCAAGATATATGGCGGTCTTGCTGTTGCTTCTTACGGGATTACCAAAGGGTTAAGTCTACAGGGCGATGTGGAAACGGTATTCTGCATGCCCAAGCCCACCGGAGAGGAAGAAGACTTCCTGAAGATAGTAGGAATGAATCAAGTGCCTGTTGTGTGGCGTGATGTTGATTACAACTATTTGAAGTCTCGTCTCACCGGTAAGATGTCCCCTGAAGACTACTGGTCTTTTCGGGACCATATTTATGCTGATTTTTCTTATTTGCATGTCAATGACATCGGTTGTATGGAATTTGCAGGTGGCTATCCCGGCAACTTGCATGAAGAGATAAACAACTTCTCTATTATTGCCGGTGTGGTGGCACGTCAGCAACAATTTGATATTATTCATGCGCATGATTGGTTGACTTATCCCGCAGGAGTGCATGCCAAGATGGTGAGTGGCAAGCCGCTGTGTATCCATGTGCATGCCACCGACTTCGATCGTTCGCGTGGTAAAGTCAATCCCACTGTTTATGCCATGGAAAAGAACGGCATGGATTATGCCGATTGCATCATGTGCGTATCCGAACTTACTCGTCGCACAGTCATTAATGAGTACCATCAAAATCCTAAGAAAGTGTTTGCGATGCATAATGCCGTTTATCCGCTTTCGCAGGAGTATCAAGACATTTCTCGCCCCGACCACTCCAAAGAGAAGGTGGTAACGTTCCTCGGACGCATCACCATGCAGAAAGGACCTGAGTATTTTGTGGAAGCTGCGGCTCTTGTTTTGAAGCGTACGCGGAACATTCGTTTTGTGATGGCCGGTTCGGGAGATATGATGAATGCGATGATCAATTTGGCAGCCGAACGGGGTATTGCCGACCGATTTCATTTCCCCGGCTTCATGAAAGGGAAACAGGTATATGAGGTATATAAGAACAGTGATGTGTTTGTCATGCCTTCCGTTTCCGAGCCTTTTGGTATTGCGCCGCTTGAGGCAATGCAATGCGGTACCCCTTCTGTCATTTCCAAACAGTCGGGTTGTGGCGAGATTCTCGATAAAGTGATGAAGACCGATTATTGGGATATTCATGCGATGGCCGATGCTATTTATTCCATTTGTACAAATCCTGCTCTTTTCCATTATTTGCAGGAAGAAGGAAAGAAAGAGGTAGATGGAATAACTTGGGAAAAAGTGGGTCTGAAGATTCGTGCTCTCTATGAGGATGTGTTAAGAAACTATGGTAAATAA
- a CDS encoding Crp/Fnr family transcriptional regulator → MNTMFDTILQLPLFQGLAQEDFTNILEKIKLSFTKHKAGEVIVKAGDVCGRLIFTLKGEVASTTLSKDNSYSFTEYFQAPYLIEPQSPFGMNTVHVSTLTARTEVHTVSVSKDFVRTELLKYEIFRLNYINIISNRTQNLNNRLWTKSAPSLEEHIKNFILSHIERPSGEKALKIKMEVLAQVMNDTRLGVSKVLNNMQKKGLIELHRGEIVIPDAEKLL, encoded by the coding sequence ATGAATACAATGTTCGATACCATCTTGCAACTGCCGCTCTTTCAGGGCCTCGCTCAGGAAGATTTCACCAACATTCTGGAAAAGATAAAACTTAGCTTTACAAAACACAAAGCCGGTGAAGTCATTGTAAAAGCCGGTGACGTGTGCGGCAGACTCATATTCACCTTGAAAGGAGAAGTTGCTTCAACTACCCTATCCAAGGATAACTCATATAGTTTCACAGAGTATTTCCAAGCCCCTTATCTTATAGAACCGCAATCACCATTCGGCATGAATACTGTTCATGTCTCAACGCTTACGGCCCGGACAGAAGTGCACACGGTAAGTGTAAGCAAGGACTTTGTCAGGACCGAACTCCTCAAATATGAGATATTCCGCCTGAATTACATAAACATCATCAGTAATCGTACCCAGAACTTGAACAACCGCTTGTGGACTAAAAGTGCCCCAAGTCTTGAAGAGCATATCAAAAATTTTATTTTGTCACATATTGAGCGCCCGTCAGGCGAGAAAGCTTTAAAAATCAAGATGGAAGTTTTGGCTCAAGTGATGAACGACACTCGCCTGGGAGTATCTAAAGTGCTGAACAATATGCAGAAGAAAGGCTTGATTGAACTGCATAGAGGTGAAATCGTCATCCCTGATGCCGAAAAACTCTTATAA
- a CDS encoding rhomboid family intramembrane serine protease → MKNEMRKMALAAAIPLFLLFILYILKVLEIGMNWDFTHLGVYPMERRGVFGIFAYPLAHSGFKHLMANTIPLFFLAWCLFYFYRHIASYIFFSIWIGCGILTFLIGKPGWHIGASGIIYGLAFFLFLSGILRRHVPLIAISLLVTFLYGGLVWNMFPQFVRTNISWEGHISGAIAGTLSAIGFMHRGPQRPEPFADDEEEEEEIKKEKNTVSE, encoded by the coding sequence ATGAAAAATGAAATGCGCAAAATGGCATTGGCAGCCGCTATACCCTTATTTCTACTATTCATTCTATACATCCTGAAAGTCCTGGAGATAGGTATGAACTGGGACTTCACCCACCTGGGTGTATATCCAATGGAGAGACGCGGCGTGTTTGGAATTTTCGCATACCCTTTGGCACATAGCGGATTCAAGCACCTGATGGCCAATACAATACCATTATTCTTCCTAGCATGGTGCCTTTTCTATTTTTACCGGCACATAGCCTCCTACATCTTCTTTTCCATTTGGATAGGTTGCGGCATACTCACCTTTCTGATAGGTAAGCCGGGATGGCATATCGGTGCCAGCGGCATCATCTACGGATTGGCTTTCTTCCTATTTTTAAGCGGTATACTGCGCCGTCACGTACCGCTCATTGCCATCTCCCTATTGGTCACATTCTTATATGGCGGTCTGGTGTGGAATATGTTCCCGCAGTTTGTCCGGACAAACATCTCTTGGGAAGGGCATATCAGCGGCGCCATAGCAGGCACATTATCCGCCATAGGGTTCATGCACCGCGGACCGCAACGCCCCGAACCGTTTGCCGATGATGAAGAGGAAGAAGAAGAGATTAAGAAAGAAAAGAATACTGTTTCTGAGTAG